From the genome of Cytophagales bacterium WSM2-2:
TTAAGTTGTTTTAACTGACGGGCAAGGGCTGTAGTGTCCGCTTGTGTTTTCAGTTGTGATTGAAGTTTTAAGAAATCACTCTCATTAAAATTGTCTTTACAGGCAACGATGACTACTGCAATTACTGCAGTCGCTGCCAGAAGAGAAAATAGCTTTTTCATATTGGTTTGTTTGAGTTTTAGAAATTAAAAATCGTCATAGAAAAATTGAAACTTAAGGTGGAGGTATGCAAATTACCTCCTATCCCATTGGCCGGAAGGGGACCACTTGAGCCCGTGGTCTTCTGAATGGCATCGGGAAACTTAAGGAGGTTAACCTGCGTAAGTCCCTGGCGATATCGGATATCAAATTGAAAGTCGCGCTTATCTGTTTTGAACATCATGCCAAAACCAACTATAAAACTGAATTGATTTCGTGCATAGTTGTCTGTAACGTTCTCGCGTTGATACCCTACATCTACCGAAGGAGTTGCAGGTGTGGATGAAGTACCGTCATTGAATACATACCTGTGGGTACTTGTCTCAACGGCCTTTATCATCATTGCATAAGAGCCACCAATAATGAATTTGGGGATGACATTTTCGTCTGCAAATTCAGGAAGTGTCAACTCTGCCAAAACAGGCACTTCAAGGTTATGCATGATTACACTTGGGTTGATAAACTGAATTTGAGAAACATTACCCTCGATAACAGTATAATCTCGAGCGTAGCTCTCACGAGCTCCCCCCTGCATGGTGTATTGAGGTTCTAGCTTCAGATTCAGAAATGGCAAGACCTTGTATGAGCCATATGCGCCTACAGAAAACCCTATCGTTGAGCCGGGCTGGGTGAACTGGTTAATGTTCGCACCCAACTTAGCTCCGACAGAGATCTGCGCTGAAACTTGCAACGCAAAGGCCAACATCAGGCCGAGTGCGATTGCAATAGCATGTCTCGTTTTTTTATTGAACATAATTTGGTTTGTGTGATAAATGATTAAAGAATTTCTTCTGCATTCGGAGTGTGCAGCATCAGGGGTACTCGCGTGCACGAACAGCCGCTAACAAGCGGAGCTGCACGCGAGAGATTTGTTTGTGGGTCATAATTGTTTATGGTTAAAAATTTAATTAGGGTCTTAATCAATACCTCCCCACAACGCCCCCACAAAAGTTTCAAAAGATTATATACCTCAATTGGTAACTAGGTAATACCACTTAAAAATGAAATAGGCCACTTATCCACCTTAGTGAATTTAAGGATTTCCTTCAGGTTTCACCTGCCTAGTGCTTGTTTTTTGCAGGCAATCTTTTAAAAATGAGAGGGTTAATGGTCAAGTAGCTCTTAATAGGCCTTGTTTTAGACGATCGCAAAACTAGACAAAGACTGAATAAATAGATACCGTAGGTTTAACATAACTTCTTTTGCCATATGCAGCTACCCAAAATTAAAAAAGTCCCCGGGGATACCGGGGACTTTTTTGTGGATTGCTCTATCTACTTATTAAACAGCATCCGATAAGCTCGAGAAAGTAAAGTCACGAATCTTCATCGATGGGATGAAGCCGTTTGGATTACCTTCACTTGTTACTACACGCTCTTGCTTGCCCAACGTTTCAAGGTTATTCAGCATGATGATCGGGCTCTCATTGAAGCGGAAGTTTTTGATCGGGTGTTTGATCTTTCCGTTTTCGATGTAGAAAGTTCCATCGCGTGTCAATCCTGTAAACAGGAGGGTTTGAGGATCAACAGGACGTATGTACCAGAAGCGTGTAACGAGCACTCCTTTTTTCGTGTCCTTGATCATATCTTCGATTGAAGCAGTACCGCCTTCCATGATTGAATTTCCTCCGAACGGAACTGGTGCAACATTCTTTTGTGCCGCCCAGTAGCGATCATAGAACAGATTGGAGACTACTCCTCCTTTGATCAGGTCCATTTTCTTGCGCGCCTGACCATCACCGACCCATGGTGAGGCGGGAACATCCTCGTGCCATGGATCTGTGTAGATATTCACACGCTCGTCCACAATCTTTTCTCCAATCTTGGTTCCACCGCCTTTCTTTGAGTAAAAGCTTCTGCCTTCATCTGCCTGACGCGCGTTCATGTTCAACATCAGGCGGACCAGGTCGGCAGACGCAGACGATTCCAGGACCACAGTATATTTTCCGGGCTCAAGCGCTTTTGCATTTCTCGAATTCAGCGCTTTATCGATGGCAATCTTCGATGCCAGTGATGGATTTATTTTACTCACATCCGTTGCTGTTCCCGCGGCCCAGCCTGAACCGGTGCCATCGTTTGTGCGCATGGTCACGGTGAAGTTTACACCTGTTGCTTTGTTGTAAGCGAACAGACCTTTACTGTTGGCCAAGGCATTAAAATTGCGGCTGTCTTCGAGAAAACCTGCAGCGGTAACGTCTTTAGTAGACGCTGGGCTGATACTGTCAGATGCAACTTTTGCTCTGTATTCGGGTGTGATCTTGGCCGTTGTCTCAGACCACGTTTTGGATTCACCTCCATAAGTTTGCTGAGGAAGCGGCTCCATGAATTCAGGATTTTCCGGGGCGAGCTGAGCCAACTCTTCTGAGCGTCTTACCACTTTTTCAAGGGAAGCATCGTCAAACTCGTTGATGGTTGCTGTACCGGCCTTTTTTCCGAAATATGACTGGACACCCAGGTTTACATTGCTGTCTTCACCGGAGGTAGAGACACTGTTTCGCGCATAGCGAATATTGCCTCCGTCATTTCCGTTAAGAGTGGCCTGGATTCCATCCGCTTTCGAGAAACCGATTACCTTCTTCAGGATTTGTTCGGCTTCGTCTTTTGAAAGTACTGCCATGATTGATTATTGATTTACGTTTTAAATTGTTCTACCTGTATTGATCACATTGATTCCGTTGAAGCGGGCGGTTGCTGATCCGTGAGAAACCGCATTTGATTGGCTTGGTTGACCTTTACCATCGTTGAAGGCGCCACCAAGTCTGTAGTCACGCTCGTCACAAATCTGTGCGCACGAATTCCAGAACTCCTGTGTGTTGGCCTGGTAAGCCACATCCTTCAGCATGCCTTCAATCTTTCCGTTTTTGATCTCGAAGAAAAGAACTCCGCCAAACTGGAAATTGTAGCGCTGTTGGTCGATAGAGAATGAGCCATCTTTCACGATGTAAATTCCTTTCTCTACGCCTGCTACCATTTGTTCAGGAGTTACTTGCTCTTTGCCAGCCTGCAACGAAACGTTGGCCATGCGCTGGAATTGAACATCTGACCAGCTCTGTGAATAGCAGCATCCATGCGACTCTTTCTGACCAATAATATTGACCTGGTCGCGGATAGCCTGGTAGTTCACCAAAACTCCGTCTTTGATCAAATCCCATTTCTTGCACTTCACGCCTTCATCATCGTAGCCCACAGCACCGAGTGATCCAACCTGTGTTTTGTCAGCTACGACATTGACGAGCTTACTTCCGAAATTGAATTTTTTAGTTTCCCACTTATCCATTGTGAGGAAGCTGGTTCCTGCGAAGTTTGCTTCGTAGCCGAGAACACGGTCAAGTTCGGTCGGGTGACCAACAGACTCATGTATTGTCAACCACAAGTGAGAAGGCTCCAACACTAAGTCATACTTGCCGGGCTCAACGGACTTAGCAGAGATCATTTGTTTCACTTGCTCAGCTGCCATGCCTGCATCTTCAATCAAGTCATATGATTTGTTGTAGAGGATGATTCCGCCTGGTGATTTGATTTTATCTTCGGCTTTTCCATCGAGGTACTCATAGCCCATTCCGACAGGAGAACTGAATGCAGGTCTGCTCTTGAACTGACCTGAGTTACGGTCAACCACACTCACATTGATTCCTGGTAAAATACGGTGAACATCCTGGTCGATGTAAGAACCTTCGGATGAAGCAAAATATTTTTGCTCGTTCACCAGAAATATCTGACTGTTGACGAAGTTGGCTCCTTTTTCCATTGCCTTCGCATTCGCGGCAAGCAAAAGATCAACTTTTTCTTTGATCGGAACTTCGAATGCGTTTTTCACGATCGGTGTTTTCCAGCTTACCTCACCATACGAAGGAGTCTGAGCCAGTTTCACCGGTTCTTTCTGGAATTTAGAATTAGCTTTCGCGATCGCTACTGCGCGCTCGGCTGTCTTCTTGATTCCGTCAGGAGTTACATTGTTGCTAGCGGCAAAGCCCCATGTTCCATTCACGATTACGCGAATGCCGGCACCGAACGATTCTGTATTGACGATGTTCTGCACTTTCTTTTCGCGGGTGACCACAAACTGGTTAAGGTAACGGCCAATGCGAACGTCAGTGTAAGTTGCTCCCATCGACTTGGCCGCGTTAAGGGCAACATCAGCCAACTGCTTCTTCTGCTGGATGTCCAAAATGGGCGTCAGCATCAGAGACACCTCCACGGGGTTGGCATGCGATGACAAGGGGAGCATCATCGCGCCTGCAGCACCCAGGCCGGTTAGTTGAATAAATTCTCGTCTTTTCATTCAGTAAGGGTTATTTTGGTTTTCTCTAAATTGTTCTTCCTGTATTGATCACATTTACTCCATT
Proteins encoded in this window:
- the tldD_4 gene encoding TldD protein — translated: MKRREFIQLTGLGAAGAMMLPLSSHANPVEVSLMLTPILDIQQKKQLADVALNAAKSMGATYTDVRIGRYLNQFVVTREKKVQNIVNTESFGAGIRVIVNGTWGFAASNNVTPDGIKKTAERAVAIAKANSKFQKEPVKLAQTPSYGEVSWKTPIVKNAFEVPIKEKVDLLLAANAKAMEKGANFVNSQIFLVNEQKYFASSEGSYIDQDVHRILPGINVSVVDRNSGQFKSRPAFSSPVGMGYEYLDGKAEDKIKSPGGIILYNKSYDLIEDAGMAAEQVKQMISAKSVEPGKYDLVLEPSHLWLTIHESVGHPTELDRVLGYEANFAGTSFLTMDKWETKKFNFGSKLVNVVADKTQVGSLGAVGYDDEGVKCKKWDLIKDGVLVNYQAIRDQVNIIGQKESHGCCYSQSWSDVQFQRMANVSLQAGKEQVTPEQMVAGVEKGIYIVKDGSFSIDQQRYNFQFGGVLFFEIKNGKIEGMLKDVAYQANTQEFWNSCAQICDERDYRLGGAFNDGKGQPSQSNAVSHGSATARFNGINVINTGRTI
- the tldD_3 gene encoding TldD protein, coding for MAVLSKDEAEQILKKVIGFSKADGIQATLNGNDGGNIRYARNSVSTSGEDSNVNLGVQSYFGKKAGTATINEFDDASLEKVVRRSEELAQLAPENPEFMEPLPQQTYGGESKTWSETTAKITPEYRAKVASDSISPASTKDVTAAGFLEDSRNFNALANSKGLFAYNKATGVNFTVTMRTNDGTGSGWAAGTATDVSKINPSLASKIAIDKALNSRNAKALEPGKYTVVLESSASADLVRLMLNMNARQADEGRSFYSKKGGGTKIGEKIVDERVNIYTDPWHEDVPASPWVGDGQARKKMDLIKGGVVSNLFYDRYWAAQKNVAPVPFGGNSIMEGGTASIEDMIKDTKKGVLVTRFWYIRPVDPQTLLFTGLTRDGTFYIENGKIKHPIKNFRFNESPIIMLNNLETLGKQERVVTSEGNPNGFIPSMKIRDFTFSSLSDAV